One region of Candidatus Bathyarchaeota archaeon genomic DNA includes:
- a CDS encoding polysaccharide pyruvyl transferase family protein produces the protein MAPKILLVGYNGANNTGAEAKLLAVIKEIRSIVGPDAVITVPSLNQANLRRYLTETSTLKIRPVHPAFVFVELRNFVKQNDLILLVEGSCYMDTWASALLWSYLSATRYAHSMKKPCVAYSVDAGDASRFNRWLIRREASKTDLILARTQKAAERLKSWKVTAPIEVTADNAFAFNPDPRDEGLLSRVWPEASYVVGIAAEDIYKWPVVVRPWASKKFLYRWPYYYMHTTESQQKSELLADVLAVQADEMIERYGTYVALLSMEGLDTAFGRKIQKRMKHADKTKIFTSIEYNASQMTSILRSLDMLITSRYHAGVLSLPSQVPQTAIGHDLRIKDFYGDLGIDELFVDHEDPNRYKLLSENVAALFSEYDSIKAKLRVGYLQYVEREKRNTQLFSSFLKERHPEWLA, from the coding sequence TTGGCACCAAAAATTCTGCTAGTGGGCTACAATGGGGCAAACAATACAGGAGCGGAAGCAAAACTCCTCGCCGTAATCAAGGAAATCCGCAGCATTGTAGGCCCAGACGCCGTCATCACGGTGCCTTCACTTAATCAAGCCAATCTACGTCGCTACCTCACCGAAACATCAACCCTAAAAATCAGACCCGTCCACCCTGCATTTGTGTTTGTGGAACTCCGAAACTTTGTCAAACAAAACGATTTAATCCTGCTGGTCGAGGGCAGCTGCTACATGGACACATGGGCCTCTGCCTTGTTATGGTCTTATCTTTCAGCCACCCGATATGCCCATTCCATGAAAAAACCCTGCGTTGCTTACTCAGTCGACGCAGGAGATGCCTCACGCTTTAACCGTTGGCTAATACGTCGGGAAGCCAGCAAAACCGACCTCATCTTAGCCCGCACCCAAAAGGCTGCAGAACGCCTCAAAAGTTGGAAGGTCACAGCTCCCATAGAAGTCACCGCGGATAACGCCTTTGCCTTTAACCCTGACCCGCGCGACGAAGGTTTGCTTAGTCGGGTTTGGCCTGAAGCCTCCTACGTTGTGGGGATAGCCGCCGAGGACATCTATAAGTGGCCTGTTGTGGTTCGTCCATGGGCATCCAAAAAGTTCCTTTACCGATGGCCCTACTATTACATGCACACAACGGAGAGCCAACAAAAAAGCGAGTTGCTGGCGGATGTGTTGGCGGTTCAAGCTGACGAAATGATAGAGCGCTACGGCACCTATGTGGCGCTTTTAAGCATGGAGGGCTTGGATACAGCGTTTGGTAGAAAAATCCAGAAGCGGATGAAGCACGCTGACAAAACCAAAATCTTCACCTCCATAGAGTATAATGCTTCGCAGATGACCAGTATCCTTCGAAGTCTCGATATGCTGATAACCTCTCGGTATCACGCAGGCGTGCTCTCTTTGCCCAGTCAGGTTCCCCAAACCGCCATCGGGCATGACCTTCGCATAAAAGACTTCTACGGTGACTTAGGAATCGACGAGTTATTCGTAGACCACGAAGACCCCAACCGATACAAGCTCCTAAGCGAAAATGTAGCCGCCCTTTTCTCCGAATATGACTCCATAAAAGCTAAACTGCGCGTTGGTTATCTGCAATACGTGGAACGCGAAAAAAGAAACACCCAACTCTTCAGCTCCTTCCTTAAAGAGCGCCATCCGGAGTGGTTAGCATGA
- a CDS encoding YncE family protein: protein MAKNRLMQVFGIVLVFFLVCCFSVAAAEDYAITHTIAMDTYGGWYGVAYDSAKDAIYLTNVDFDLISVISDQTHTVVSNLQMASRPYGIVYDWGRGMLYVANHGDDSVTVLADSNNTVVAKMTVGSRPSALAYDFMLGEIFVANYDSNSVSVILDSDNTVIATIPVGNQPCSLAYDSETGEIFVGHVNTDAVYVISDSTNTVTEIIPVEKQPIAVLYDSAKAAIYVANHNGSQVTIISDATHQIIGTIDVGSNPIALAYDAINGRVFVANYGSSTLSVISDSDNTVIATVPLDGPPQGMCYDDDQDEVYITYSEKTIVSVISDPSGDSSIPTESPTPSPTVPEVSLWGTIAVFVFVTVAAVVLVRLLRRLIEA, encoded by the coding sequence ATGGCGAAGAATCGGCTTATGCAGGTTTTCGGGATTGTTTTAGTCTTTTTCTTAGTTTGCTGCTTCTCGGTTGCAGCTGCCGAGGACTATGCTATAACGCATACGATAGCGATGGACACTTACGGCGGCTGGTACGGAGTAGCCTACGACTCCGCCAAGGATGCCATCTATCTAACTAACGTTGATTTTGACTTAATCTCGGTAATATCCGACCAGACCCACACGGTAGTTTCTAACTTGCAGATGGCTTCTCGACCCTACGGCATCGTTTACGATTGGGGGCGCGGAATGCTGTATGTGGCTAATCATGGCGATGACTCAGTTACCGTGCTGGCAGACAGCAACAACACTGTAGTTGCCAAAATGACTGTAGGTAGTCGCCCCTCCGCGTTGGCTTATGATTTTATGTTGGGAGAAATTTTTGTTGCCAACTACGACTCTAACTCGGTCTCAGTGATTTTAGACAGCGACAACACGGTGATTGCAACTATACCTGTTGGAAACCAGCCCTGCTCTTTAGCGTATGATTCCGAGACGGGTGAGATATTTGTTGGTCACGTTAATACCGACGCGGTCTACGTCATCTCTGACAGCACCAACACCGTAACCGAGATAATACCTGTAGAAAAGCAGCCTATAGCTGTGCTTTATGATTCAGCCAAAGCCGCGATTTACGTTGCTAACCACAACGGCAGTCAAGTTACAATAATCTCGGATGCCACCCACCAAATTATTGGCACAATTGATGTAGGCAGCAACCCCATCGCTTTAGCCTATGACGCGATTAATGGTCGAGTGTTTGTTGCGAACTACGGCTCAAGTACGCTATCGGTCATCTCCGACAGCGATAATACGGTAATTGCTACCGTGCCGCTGGATGGTCCACCGCAGGGAATGTGTTATGATGACGACCAAGATGAAGTGTATATAACATATTCGGAGAAAACAATCGTTTCAGTAATATCGGACCCCTCTGGGGATTCATCAATTCCCACGGAATCGCCAACTCCCTCGCCGACTGTTCCAGAGGTTTCACTTTGGGGTACGATTGCTGTTTTTGTCTTCGTTACTGTGGCCGCGGTTGTTTTGGTACGTTTGCTCCGACGCTTGATTGAAGCATAG